A single genomic interval of Polaribacter vadi harbors:
- the gmd gene encoding GDP-mannose 4,6-dehydratase: MKVAFITGVTGQDGAYLSEFLLKKGYEVHGMKRRSSLFNTDRIDHLYQDPHVDNRNFFLHYGDMTDSTNITRLIKEIQPDEIYNLAAMSHVAVSFETPEYTGNADGLGTLRILDAVRLLGLEKKTRIYQASTSELYGKVQEVPQSETTPFYPRSPYAVAKMYAFWITVNYREAYGMYACNGILFNHESPLRGETFVTRKITRATSRIALGLQDKLYLGNLDAKRDWGHAKDYVRMMWMILQADEAEDWVIATGTTTSVRDFVRMSFEQVGIELEFKGEGVHEKGFVKEINEEKYQAALSENGQRKTSIEERPEIGQEVLAVDPKYFRPTEVDLLIGDPSKAKQKLGWECQYDLQDLVKDMMKSDLKLMKKDQFLKDNGYATLNYFE; this comes from the coding sequence ATGAAAGTAGCATTTATAACAGGAGTAACAGGACAAGATGGCGCGTATTTAAGTGAGTTTTTACTCAAAAAGGGATACGAAGTTCATGGAATGAAAAGAAGGTCCTCTTTATTTAATACAGATAGAATCGATCATTTATATCAAGATCCTCATGTAGATAATCGTAATTTCTTTTTACATTATGGGGACATGACTGATAGTACCAATATTACGCGTTTGATAAAAGAAATTCAACCCGATGAAATTTATAATCTAGCAGCAATGAGCCATGTTGCAGTTTCTTTTGAAACGCCAGAATATACTGGTAATGCAGATGGTTTAGGGACGTTAAGAATTTTAGACGCTGTACGATTATTAGGTTTGGAAAAGAAAACTAGAATTTATCAGGCATCAACATCAGAATTATACGGAAAAGTGCAAGAAGTTCCACAATCTGAAACAACTCCTTTTTACCCACGTTCTCCTTATGCAGTTGCTAAAATGTATGCATTTTGGATTACTGTAAACTACAGAGAAGCGTATGGTATGTATGCTTGTAATGGAATTTTGTTCAACCACGAATCTCCTTTAAGAGGAGAAACTTTTGTAACGCGTAAAATTACCAGAGCAACGTCTAGAATTGCATTAGGTTTGCAAGATAAATTATATTTAGGAAACTTAGACGCAAAACGTGATTGGGGACATGCGAAAGACTATGTAAGAATGATGTGGATGATTTTACAGGCAGATGAAGCAGAAGATTGGGTCATTGCAACAGGTACCACAACCTCTGTAAGAGATTTTGTGAGAATGAGTTTTGAGCAAGTTGGTATTGAGCTAGAATTTAAAGGAGAAGGAGTTCATGAGAAAGGTTTTGTAAAAGAGATAAACGAAGAGAAATATCAAGCTGCTTTAAGTGAAAATGGACAACGAAAAACAAGCATTGAAGAACGACCTGAAATCGGACAAGAAGTTTTGGCAGTAGATCCAAAATATTTTAGACCTACAGAAGTTGATTTATTAATTGGAGACCCATCAAAAGCAAAACAAAAATTAGGTTGGGAGTGTCAATATGATTTACAAGATTTGGTGAAAGACATGATGAAATCTGATTTAAAATTGATGAAAAAAGATCAGTTTTTGAAAGATAATGGCTATGCAACACTAAATTATTTTGAGTAG
- a CDS encoding four helix bundle protein — MENNLEVWKLAHQLTLKVYTISKKFPSLEMYGLTSQLRRSVSSVPTNIIEGQGRQYKKEFIQFLYIAKGSLEEANYQLFLAKDLNYISIEEYHELNILCTRIKMMLYKLIKSLK, encoded by the coding sequence ATGGAAAATAATCTTGAAGTATGGAAATTAGCCCATCAATTAACTTTGAAAGTATATACGATTTCTAAAAAGTTTCCCTCTTTAGAAATGTATGGTTTAACGAGTCAATTGAGAAGAAGTGTCAGTAGTGTGCCAACAAATATAATAGAAGGTCAAGGAAGACAATATAAAAAAGAATTTATTCAGTTTTTATATATTGCAAAAGGATCTTTAGAGGAAGCGAATTATCAATTATTTTTAGCGAAAGATTTAAATTATATCTCTATTGAAGAGTATCATGAATTAAATATTTTATGTACAAGAATCAAAATGATGTTATATAAATTGATAAAATCACTGAAATAG
- a CDS encoding GDP-L-fucose synthase family protein encodes MNKSTKIYIAGHRGMVGAAIWRTLEKKGYSNLIGESSKDLDLRNQQQVLDFFEKEKPTIVIDAAARVGGILANNDFPYQFLMENMQIQNNLIDTSLKTHVEKFIFLGSSCIYPKFAPQPLKEEYLLTDTLEPTNEWYAIAKITGVKSCQAIRNQFQKEYVSLMPTNLYGYFDNFDLKTSHVLPAMLRKFHEAKINNKPVKLWGSGTPMREFLFVDDMAEAVVFALENSLPEYLYNVGTGKDITIKELAETIQKVVGHQGEIVWDATKPDGTPRKLMDVSKMKNLGWHYKTELATGIEKTYQWFLENIDHIKEVKM; translated from the coding sequence GTGAATAAAAGCACAAAAATATACATTGCAGGTCATAGAGGTATGGTTGGTGCTGCAATTTGGAGAACTTTAGAAAAAAAAGGATACTCCAATTTAATTGGAGAGAGTAGCAAAGACTTAGATTTAAGAAATCAACAACAAGTTCTAGATTTTTTTGAAAAAGAAAAACCTACCATTGTCATTGATGCAGCTGCAAGAGTTGGAGGTATTTTAGCGAATAATGATTTTCCATATCAGTTTTTAATGGAAAACATGCAGATTCAAAACAATTTGATCGATACTTCTTTAAAAACTCATGTTGAAAAATTTATTTTTTTAGGAAGTTCTTGTATTTATCCGAAGTTTGCACCACAACCTTTAAAAGAAGAGTATTTATTAACAGATACTTTAGAGCCTACCAATGAGTGGTATGCGATTGCAAAAATAACAGGGGTTAAAAGCTGTCAAGCTATTAGGAATCAGTTTCAAAAAGAGTATGTAAGCTTAATGCCTACCAATTTATATGGTTATTTTGATAATTTTGATTTGAAAACATCCCATGTTTTACCAGCAATGTTGCGTAAATTTCATGAAGCTAAAATAAATAATAAGCCAGTAAAATTATGGGGAAGTGGAACCCCTATGAGAGAGTTTTTATTTGTAGATGACATGGCAGAAGCCGTTGTTTTTGCTTTAGAGAATTCCTTACCAGAGTATTTATATAATGTAGGTACAGGAAAAGATATCACTATTAAAGAGTTGGCAGAAACCATTCAAAAAGTAGTAGGACATCAAGGAGAAATTGTTTGGGATGCTACAAAACCAGATGGGACACCAAGAAAATTAATGGATGTTTCAAAAATGAAAAATTTAGGTTGGCATTATAAAACTGAATTAGCAACAGGAATTGAAAAAACATATCAATGGTTTTTGGAGAATATTGATCATATTAAGGAGGTGAAAATGTGA
- a CDS encoding UDP-glucose dehydrogenase family protein yields MNITVIGTGYVGLTAGTCFAEMGNKVTCVDIDVDKIKNLKQGIIPIFEPGLEGLVTKNLHKTLFFSSNLKEFIAKTEIIFIAVGTPTKDDNEVELQYFYQAAKDIGQVITKETIIVNKSTVPIGTADKVKEIIQKELDARKIQVKFHVVSNPEFLKEGAAISDFMKPDRVVIGADSEIAFQKMEQLYSPFFRTHDRFIRMDIRSAEMTKYAANAMLATKISFINEIANICEKVGADANKVRIGIGSDSRIGYNFIYPGAGYGGSCFPKDVKALHRIAESHGYTAKLIASVEAVNDAQKLIIFDKIIHRFGADLSGKTFAMWGLSFKPGTDDVREAPSIYVIKALLEKGAKINVYDPKAIETAKQFYLKELKNITYFDAKYQVLDNADALILMTEWKEFRSPDFEEIKLKLNSPIIFDGRNQYNVFHLQEKGFEYYQIGK; encoded by the coding sequence TTGAATATCACTGTAATAGGAACTGGCTATGTAGGCTTAACAGCAGGAACATGTTTTGCAGAAATGGGTAATAAAGTTACCTGTGTAGATATTGATGTTGATAAAATCAAGAACTTAAAGCAAGGAATAATTCCCATTTTTGAACCTGGTTTAGAGGGGTTGGTTACAAAAAACCTACACAAAACATTATTTTTTAGCTCCAATTTAAAAGAATTTATTGCAAAGACAGAAATTATCTTTATTGCTGTTGGTACTCCTACAAAAGATGATAATGAGGTTGAGTTGCAATACTTTTATCAAGCAGCCAAAGATATTGGGCAGGTTATTACCAAGGAAACCATTATTGTAAATAAATCTACAGTGCCTATTGGTACAGCAGATAAAGTTAAAGAAATTATTCAGAAAGAATTAGATGCTAGAAAAATTCAAGTGAAATTTCACGTAGTTTCTAATCCCGAATTTTTGAAAGAAGGGGCTGCTATTTCCGATTTTATGAAACCAGATAGAGTGGTTATTGGAGCGGATTCTGAAATCGCTTTTCAAAAAATGGAGCAATTATATTCTCCTTTTTTTAGAACTCATGATCGTTTTATAAGGATGGATATTCGTTCTGCAGAAATGACCAAATATGCTGCCAATGCAATGTTGGCGACTAAGATTTCTTTTATCAATGAAATTGCTAATATTTGTGAAAAAGTGGGAGCAGATGCTAATAAAGTAAGAATAGGTATTGGTTCAGACAGTAGAATCGGCTATAACTTTATTTATCCAGGAGCAGGTTATGGTGGTTCTTGTTTTCCAAAGGATGTAAAAGCACTTCATAGAATTGCAGAAAGTCATGGTTACACAGCAAAATTAATTGCTTCAGTGGAAGCTGTTAATGATGCTCAAAAACTAATCATTTTCGATAAAATTATCCATCGATTTGGAGCCGATTTAAGTGGGAAAACATTTGCAATGTGGGGGTTGTCATTTAAACCAGGTACAGATGATGTTCGTGAAGCACCTTCTATTTATGTGATTAAAGCATTGTTAGAGAAAGGGGCAAAGATTAATGTCTATGATCCTAAAGCTATTGAAACTGCCAAACAATTTTATTTAAAAGAGTTAAAAAACATCACCTATTTCGATGCTAAATATCAGGTTTTAGACAATGCAGATGCGTTGATTTTAATGACGGAATGGAAAGAATTTCGTTCACCTGATTTCGAAGAAATAAAACTCAAATTGAATTCGCCAATCATTTTTGATGGCAGAAATCAGTACAATGTATTTCATCTTCAAGAAAAAGGATTTGAATATTATCAAATAGGAAAATAA
- a CDS encoding adenylyltransferase/cytidyltransferase family protein has product MKIGITFSAFDLLHAGHITMLEDAKRQCDYLICGLQTDPTLDRPEKNRPVQSVVERYIQLKGCRFVDEIVPYATEQDLEDILRSFKIDVRIIGEEYASKQFSGRKYCEEKGIDLYFNKREHRFSSSGLRKEVQEKENLKTKDK; this is encoded by the coding sequence ATGAAAATAGGAATTACTTTTAGTGCTTTTGATTTGTTGCATGCAGGTCATATCACCATGTTAGAAGATGCAAAACGTCAGTGTGATTATTTAATTTGTGGTTTGCAAACAGATCCAACATTAGACCGACCAGAAAAAAATAGACCAGTGCAATCTGTAGTGGAAAGATATATTCAATTAAAAGGCTGTAGGTTTGTAGATGAAATTGTGCCTTATGCAACCGAACAAGATTTAGAAGATATATTGCGTTCTTTTAAAATTGATGTAAGAATTATTGGAGAAGAATACGCAAGTAAGCAGTTTTCAGGAAGAAAATATTGTGAGGAAAAAGGAATTGATTTGTACTTCAATAAAAGAGAACATCGCTTTTCTAGCAGTGGATTGAGAAAAGAAGTGCAAGAAAAAGAAAATTTAAAAACAAAAGATAAATAG
- a CDS encoding adenylyltransferase/cytidyltransferase family protein codes for MKKKAIIVSGYFNPIHKGHLEYFNNARSLADELFVIVNSDLQRALKGSKEFQKEDERLFIVQNIKAVDKAIISIDTDRTVCESIRSLVKTYRNEYDFGFANGGDQNNNSIPEAPICKELNIQLIDGLGDKIQSSSWLLGKK; via the coding sequence ATGAAGAAAAAAGCAATCATAGTTTCAGGATATTTTAATCCAATTCACAAAGGACATTTAGAGTATTTTAATAATGCAAGATCTTTAGCGGATGAGTTATTTGTAATTGTAAATAGCGATTTACAAAGAGCATTAAAAGGTTCTAAAGAATTTCAGAAAGAAGATGAACGCTTATTTATTGTTCAGAATATAAAAGCCGTAGATAAGGCAATCATATCCATAGATACAGATAGAACTGTTTGTGAATCGATTCGAAGTCTTGTTAAAACATACAGAAATGAATATGATTTTGGCTTTGCAAATGGTGGAGATCAAAATAATAATTCCATCCCAGAAGCTCCAATTTGTAAGGAATTGAATATTCAATTGATTGATGGATTAGGAGATAAAATACAATCATCATCTTGGTTATTAGGAAAAAAATAA
- a CDS encoding energy transducer TonB family protein, translating to MPILETKHKRKSAAITAVILLLLLFVIFNYGMQYLDPPEEYGLAINFGDANVGSGEPVENTKKAPTAKVVEQEQEAVEEVKETPKEIIKEEIITAETAEEVPVVEKVKEVKKKPVKEVVKKEIPKVVPKPKPSKETTDALNSLLNGNASDGNPKGEGDDTQEGVKGTENGDPKSNKYYGNTGGGSGGNYKLAGRKALLKPIKQPDCQEEGTVVVKITVDKNGKVISAIPGVKGSTNTAKCLLDPAKEAALNTTWNPDDKAPVSQTGTIIYKFSLTK from the coding sequence ATGCCAATATTAGAAACTAAACATAAACGTAAATCAGCAGCAATAACAGCCGTTATTTTGTTGCTTTTGTTGTTTGTGATTTTTAATTATGGGATGCAGTATTTAGATCCACCAGAAGAATATGGTTTGGCAATTAATTTTGGAGATGCGAACGTTGGTAGTGGAGAGCCTGTTGAAAATACTAAGAAAGCACCCACTGCTAAAGTTGTAGAACAAGAGCAAGAAGCTGTTGAAGAAGTAAAAGAAACTCCGAAAGAAATTATTAAGGAAGAAATTATTACAGCCGAAACTGCTGAAGAAGTTCCTGTAGTCGAAAAAGTAAAAGAAGTAAAAAAGAAACCTGTAAAAGAAGTTGTAAAAAAAGAAATACCAAAAGTAGTTCCAAAGCCAAAACCATCTAAAGAAACCACAGATGCTTTAAATAGTTTATTGAATGGAAATGCATCCGATGGAAATCCAAAAGGAGAAGGAGATGACACACAGGAAGGTGTAAAAGGAACTGAAAATGGAGATCCAAAGTCTAATAAATATTATGGAAATACAGGAGGTGGTTCAGGTGGAAATTATAAATTAGCAGGAAGAAAAGCATTGCTAAAACCCATAAAACAACCAGATTGTCAAGAAGAAGGAACTGTTGTTGTTAAAATTACGGTTGATAAAAACGGCAAAGTAATCAGTGCAATTCCTGGGGTAAAAGGTTCTACAAATACGGCTAAGTGTTTATTAGATCCAGCAAAAGAAGCTGCTTTAAATACAACTTGGAATCCAGATGATAAAGCACCCGTAAGTCAAACAGGAACTATTATTTATAAGTTTTCTTTAACCAAATAA
- a CDS encoding ExbD/TolR family protein codes for MNLKGRNKVDPTFNMSSMTDIVFLLLIFFMLTSTLVTVSAIDVLLPKAGGKTENSKSVAVSITNESIFYIDKTQVSSANLESEILRNVGADKKKTIIIRGDKDVPYKNVMQVIDIANKNKLKMILAVNAK; via the coding sequence ATGAATTTAAAAGGAAGAAATAAAGTAGACCCTACATTCAATATGTCGTCCATGACAGATATTGTTTTTTTATTGTTGATATTTTTTATGCTTACATCAACTTTAGTAACTGTAAGTGCTATTGATGTTTTGTTGCCAAAAGCTGGAGGAAAAACTGAAAACAGTAAATCTGTGGCAGTTTCAATAACAAACGAGTCTATTTTTTATATTGATAAAACACAAGTAAGTTCAGCAAATCTAGAAAGTGAAATTTTAAGAAATGTGGGGGCAGATAAAAAGAAAACCATTATTATTAGAGGTGATAAAGATGTACCTTATAAAAATGTGATGCAAGTAATTGACATTGCCAATAAGAATAAATTAAAAATGATTTTAGCTGTCAATGCTAAATAA
- a CDS encoding MotA/TolQ/ExbB proton channel family protein, protein MISFFQENTELLEEAIQEEKTLSVYNLIMDGGLGGQIIIGILFVLLAVGLYIYFERFFAIKAASKIDVNFMNQIKDFVTNGKLDAANALCKSKNTPTARLIGKGISRIGKPLEDINTAIETAGKLEVYQLEKNVSVLATIAGAAPMIGFLGTVIGMIVAIHEIANAGGQIDIKMLSDGLYTAMTTTVAGLIVGIIAYITYNHLVVRTDKVVYQMEAKSVEFLDLLNEPV, encoded by the coding sequence ATGATATCATTTTTTCAAGAAAACACGGAGTTGTTAGAAGAAGCTATTCAAGAAGAGAAAACATTATCGGTCTATAATTTAATTATGGATGGTGGTTTAGGAGGACAAATAATTATAGGAATCCTATTTGTGCTTTTAGCGGTTGGTTTGTATATTTATTTTGAACGATTTTTTGCCATTAAAGCCGCCTCTAAAATTGATGTAAACTTTATGAATCAAATTAAAGACTTTGTAACAAATGGGAAACTAGATGCTGCAAATGCTTTATGTAAAAGTAAAAATACACCTACCGCACGTTTAATTGGAAAAGGAATATCAAGAATTGGGAAACCTTTAGAAGATATCAATACAGCTATTGAAACAGCAGGAAAGTTAGAAGTGTATCAGCTTGAAAAAAATGTTTCTGTTTTAGCAACAATTGCAGGAGCTGCACCCATGATTGGTTTTTTAGGAACTGTAATCGGAATGATTGTGGCTATTCATGAAATAGCAAATGCTGGAGGTCAAATAGATATAAAAATGCTTTCAGATGGTTTGTATACAGCCATGACAACTACAGTTGCTGGTTTAATTGTGGGTATTATTGCCTATATAACTTATAATCATTTGGTGGTAAGAACGGATAAAGTGGTGTATCAAATGGAGGCAAAATCCGTTGAGTTTTTAGATTTGTTAAACGAGCCAGTGTAA
- the nhaD gene encoding sodium:proton antiporter NhaD yields the protein MESIIIIVFVLGYLAITLEHNLKLDKLIPALIMMAVCWAIVALGVDSFSNWFDSANHGLVDGFASMAHDDKLHLVEETLLHHLGKTAEILVFLLGAMTIVEIIDYFDGFSTIKGYVNFKGKKKLLWMFSILAFVLSAIIDNLTATIVLISILQKIVKTREDRIWFAGLIIIAANAGGAFSPIGDVTTTMLWIGDKVSTGMLFTYLFVPSLLCMVVPTFIATFLPAFKGEIDYDENEVEKPKSPHSAKMLYLGLGAILFVPVFKTITHLPPYVGMMLSLGIVATFAEIFSNSKFSISTVEGEQADEHESGAHHSPVHSSLSKIEMPSILFFLGILMAVAALESLGILFNFADSLKQGIPLMGTELAGTGVSDLVVILLGIGSAVIDNVPLVAASLGMFSESLDNPLWHFIAFSAGTGGSMLIIGSAAGVVAMGMEKIDFFWYIKKISWLALIGFLVGSLAFIVIRSFV from the coding sequence ATGGAATCAATAATTATTATCGTATTTGTACTGGGTTATTTAGCCATTACTTTAGAGCATAATTTAAAATTAGACAAATTAATACCTGCCTTAATAATGATGGCAGTTTGCTGGGCAATCGTAGCACTTGGTGTAGATAGTTTTTCTAATTGGTTTGATTCTGCCAATCATGGTCTGGTAGATGGTTTTGCATCGATGGCACATGATGATAAATTACATTTGGTCGAAGAAACTTTATTACATCATTTAGGTAAAACTGCAGAGATTCTGGTGTTTCTTTTAGGAGCGATGACGATTGTTGAAATTATCGATTATTTTGATGGATTTTCTACTATTAAAGGATATGTAAACTTTAAAGGCAAGAAAAAATTGCTTTGGATGTTTTCAATTTTAGCGTTTGTTTTATCAGCAATTATAGATAATTTAACAGCAACTATTGTCTTAATTTCAATTTTACAAAAAATTGTAAAAACTAGAGAAGATAGAATCTGGTTCGCAGGTTTAATTATTATTGCAGCCAATGCAGGTGGTGCTTTTTCTCCTATTGGAGACGTTACTACAACCATGCTTTGGATTGGCGATAAAGTAAGTACAGGAATGTTATTTACGTATTTATTTGTTCCTTCTTTATTATGTATGGTGGTACCAACGTTTATTGCAACATTTTTACCAGCTTTTAAAGGTGAAATAGATTATGATGAAAATGAAGTTGAAAAACCAAAAAGTCCTCATAGCGCAAAAATGTTATATTTAGGATTAGGTGCTATTTTATTTGTACCTGTTTTTAAAACAATTACGCATTTACCACCTTATGTAGGGATGATGTTATCTTTAGGGATTGTAGCTACTTTTGCAGAAATATTTAGTAATTCTAAATTCTCAATTTCTACAGTAGAAGGAGAGCAAGCAGATGAGCATGAATCTGGAGCACATCATAGTCCAGTACATTCCTCATTATCAAAAATTGAAATGCCAAGTATTTTATTTTTCTTAGGAATTTTAATGGCAGTTGCAGCTTTAGAATCTTTGGGAATTTTATTCAATTTTGCTGATAGTTTAAAACAAGGAATTCCTTTAATGGGAACTGAATTAGCAGGAACAGGTGTTTCTGATTTAGTGGTAATTTTATTAGGAATTGGTTCTGCAGTAATTGATAATGTACCTTTAGTCGCTGCAAGTTTAGGGATGTTTTCTGAATCTTTAGATAATCCTTTATGGCACTTTATCGCATTTTCTGCAGGTACAGGAGGTTCTATGTTAATTATTGGTTCTGCTGCTGGAGTTGTAGCAATGGGAATGGAAAAAATAGATTTTTTCTGGTATATTAAAAAAATATCTTGGTTAGCGCTAATTGGATTTTTAGTTGGTTCTTTAGCCTTTATCGTAATTAGATCATTCGTTTAA
- a CDS encoding Glu/Leu/Phe/Val dehydrogenase dimerization domain-containing protein, with amino-acid sequence MKELLKIYENKQPEIVFHWKDQETEAEGWTVINSLRGGAAGGGTRMRQGLDMNEVLSLAKTMEIKFTVSGPAIGGAKSGINFDPNDPRKRGVLERWYKAVTPLLKHYYGTGGDLNVDADKDVIPITEDCGVWHPQEGIFNGHFKPTEADKINRIGQLRLGVIKVIEDKQFSPDISRKYTVADMLTGYGVAEAVRHYYDIYGGSIVGKRAIVQGFGNVGAAAAYYLTKLGAKVVGIIDRQGGVINEKGFTKDEMTNLFLSKDGNQLASKNMIPFAEINEKVWSLPAEIFVPAAASRLVSQDQVQQMINTGLEVISPGANVPFADKEIFFGPIMEYTDNHLSLLPDFISNCGIARVFAYLMEARVTLPMQDKAIFDDTSNTIKKALQKTFNKSASKTKICSTAFEIALKELI; translated from the coding sequence ATGAAAGAATTATTAAAAATATACGAAAATAAACAACCAGAAATTGTGTTTCATTGGAAAGATCAAGAAACAGAAGCAGAAGGTTGGACAGTGATTAACTCTTTAAGAGGTGGAGCTGCTGGAGGTGGAACAAGAATGAGACAAGGTTTAGATATGAACGAAGTTTTGTCATTAGCAAAAACCATGGAAATAAAATTTACAGTTTCTGGGCCAGCAATTGGTGGTGCAAAATCGGGTATTAACTTCGATCCAAATGATCCAAGAAAAAGAGGTGTTTTAGAACGTTGGTATAAAGCAGTTACGCCATTATTGAAACACTATTATGGAACTGGAGGCGATTTAAACGTAGATGCAGATAAAGATGTAATTCCAATTACCGAAGATTGTGGTGTTTGGCATCCTCAAGAAGGAATTTTTAACGGTCACTTTAAACCTACTGAAGCCGATAAAATTAATAGAATTGGTCAATTGCGTTTGGGCGTTATCAAAGTAATTGAAGACAAACAGTTTTCGCCAGATATTTCTAGAAAATATACAGTAGCAGACATGTTAACAGGTTATGGAGTTGCAGAAGCTGTTAGGCATTATTACGATATTTATGGAGGATCTATTGTTGGTAAAAGAGCCATTGTGCAAGGTTTTGGAAATGTAGGAGCTGCTGCAGCCTATTATTTAACAAAATTAGGTGCAAAAGTTGTTGGGATTATAGATCGACAAGGAGGAGTCATCAACGAAAAAGGTTTTACGAAAGACGAAATGACGAATTTATTTTTATCGAAAGATGGAAATCAATTAGCGTCTAAAAACATGATTCCATTTGCAGAAATAAATGAGAAAGTTTGGAGTTTGCCAGCAGAAATATTTGTTCCTGCTGCAGCATCAAGATTAGTTTCTCAAGACCAAGTGCAACAAATGATCAATACAGGATTGGAAGTAATTTCCCCTGGAGCCAATGTTCCTTTTGCTGATAAAGAAATTTTCTTTGGACCTATTATGGAATATACAGATAATCACTTAAGTTTGTTGCCAGATTTTATTTCTAATTGCGGAATTGCAAGAGTTTTTGCTTATTTAATGGAAGCAAGAGTTACATTGCCAATGCAAGACAAGGCTATTTTTGATGATACCTCAAACACCATTAAAAAAGCATTGCAAAAAACATTTAACAAAAGTGCATCTAAAACAAAAATATGCTCAACAGCATTTGAAATCGCACTAAAAGAACTAATTTAA
- a CDS encoding anhydro-N-acetylmuramic acid kinase, whose translation MIINETFAIGLMSGTSLDGIDLVYVYFKNDDYKNFKILHAETIPYSKEWKQLLQNAIFSDTTTLQQLDVTYGRFLGEILNNFISNYKIAKIDFIASHGHTILHQPEKGITLQIGSGAEIAKITKQKVVCDFRTQDLQLGGQGAPLVPIGDELLFSEYDFCVNLGGFSNVSYHKDNTRIAFDICPVNIVLNFYANKIGLEYDASGKIASEGKINEVLFEKLNELEFYQQTPPKSLGLEWVQKNMFPLIDELETDVPSILRTFVAHIALQISKVIYKNDKVLITGGGVFNTFLMDEIRQYSNAQIVLPSKELIDYKEALIFAFLGLLKIHNKINCLKSVTGASKDHSSGVIFYP comes from the coding sequence ATGATTATAAATGAAACTTTCGCCATTGGTTTAATGTCTGGCACTTCTTTAGATGGAATTGATTTGGTGTATGTTTATTTTAAGAATGATGACTACAAAAATTTTAAAATTCTCCATGCAGAAACCATTCCATATTCCAAAGAATGGAAGCAACTTTTGCAGAATGCTATTTTTTCTGATACAACTACTTTGCAACAATTAGATGTTACTTATGGGCGATTTTTAGGAGAAATACTCAATAATTTTATCAGCAATTATAAAATTGCAAAGATTGATTTTATTGCCTCTCATGGACATACCATTTTACATCAGCCAGAAAAAGGAATTACGTTGCAAATTGGTTCTGGAGCAGAAATTGCCAAAATCACAAAACAAAAAGTCGTTTGTGATTTTAGAACGCAAGATTTACAATTAGGTGGTCAAGGAGCGCCTTTAGTGCCAATTGGAGATGAATTACTATTTTCTGAATATGATTTTTGTGTTAATTTAGGTGGATTTTCAAATGTGTCTTATCATAAAGATAACACTAGAATTGCTTTTGATATTTGTCCTGTAAATATTGTCTTAAATTTTTACGCCAATAAAATCGGGTTAGAATATGATGCATCTGGTAAAATTGCATCCGAAGGAAAAATAAATGAAGTTCTTTTTGAGAAGTTGAACGAACTTGAGTTTTATCAACAAACACCACCAAAATCTTTAGGATTGGAATGGGTTCAAAAAAATATGTTCCCTTTAATTGATGAGTTGGAAACAGATGTTCCATCAATCTTAAGAACTTTTGTGGCACATATTGCACTACAAATCAGTAAGGTGATTTACAAAAATGATAAAGTTTTAATTACTGGTGGAGGTGTTTTTAATACTTTTTTAATGGATGAAATTCGGCAATATTCTAACGCTCAAATTGTGTTGCCCTCTAAAGAATTAATCGATTATAAAGAGGCTTTAATTTTTGCTTTTTTAGGATTGCTGAAGATTCATAATAAAATAAATTGTTTAAAATCGGTAACTGGTGCAAGTAAAGATCATTCCTCTGGCGTTATATTTTACCCATAA